One part of the Neoarius graeffei isolate fNeoGra1 chromosome 2, fNeoGra1.pri, whole genome shotgun sequence genome encodes these proteins:
- the LOC132882250 gene encoding uncharacterized protein LOC132882250 has protein sequence MPRKGRRSEAARRRWSKLDLEEPTPSTFPLKTVSPLAREKPSTGSRTRETHPPCSRAPVSNLVGSSPPAKPFWSTGDVLPKVRPCRGTGFRHRVLRWPTSKLTGRSHKLVIPPESPDKKFVLIVGDSHLRSIADGFAVMPEGKFSFGVMSTPGAHAAQLRTEVLHADLPRAPAAVCVLAPSNNLTASRTIEEAAVDYASFLTAVRSRWPEVFVLDFPPRLQEDEMYQVLLRQEYHRVTARMGVRYFSVAEHFPLTRLELWSRDGVHLSDREGMGILTQLLWAATEQFLKTPPPPPPPVSPTPSQPLGKVSPKLVVKGEVCAPLSPDPFQWKVVGRRSKSQVPGQASVAQQQEESFLPLNPVWFSSTTLRAVEEVSPSRLSGVEDCRSPPASKKVASPAAARRRRTSERRPPHHQSPVNNLVGSPPTRLSQRLEDDAPSSPVPRSRTTDGPSPRTQISVTNLMESPPVRLSCSLGDPETPCCSPVAKVPRMKTPSPAGPSKTIKDVAHQSPRLAKTWTPFPSSTSWPWIIGDGLSNSPAKEASVKALYCPCSKAGVSHSRVRRK, from the exons ATGCCAAGGAAGGGGAGGAGGTCTGAGGCGGCCAGGCGCCGATGGAGTAAGCTCGACCTGGAGGAGCCGACTCCCTCCACTTTCCCCCTGAAG ACGGTGTCCCCCCTGGCCAGAGAGAAGCCTTCCACAGGGTCGAGGACCAGGGAGACCCACCCCCCCTGCTCCCGAGCTCCAGTCAGCAAC TTGGTTGGATCTTCACCCCCAGCCAAGCCTTTCTGGAGCACGGGAGATGTCCTTCCCAAAGTTCGGCCAT GCCGCGGTACCGGGTTCCGCCATCGGGTGCTGAGGTGGCCAACTTCAAAGCTCACAGGACGGAGCCACAAGTTGGTCATCCCGCCGGAGTCTCCTGACAAGAAG TTCGTTCTGATTGTCGGGGACTCCCACCTGCGGTCCATCGCGGACGGTTTCGCCGTGATGCCAGAGGGTAAGTTCTCGTTTGGCGTCATGTCAACCCCTGGGGCCCACGCTGCTCAGCTGCGGACGGAGGTCCTGCATGCTGATCTTCCTCGGGCCCCTGCTGCGGTCTGTGTTCTTGCCCCCAGCAACAACCTGACGGCGAGCAGGACCATCGAGGAGGCAGCCGTCGACTATGCAAGTTTCCTCACTgctgtgaggagccgctggccggAG GTTTTTGTGCTGGACTTCCCCCCCCGCCTGCAGGAGGATGAGATGTACCAGGTCCTCCTGCGCCAAGAGTACCACCGCGTGACAGCTCGTATGG GTGTGAGGTACTTCTCTGTGGCGGAGCACTTCCCCCTTACGCGCTTGGAGCTGTGGAGCAGAGACGGC GTTCACCTGAGCGACCGTGAAGGGATGGGCATCCTCACCCAGCTGCTGTGGGCCGCGACGGAGCAGTTCCTCaagacaccaccaccaccacctcccccGGTGTCTCCCACTCCTTCACAGCCACTTGGGAAGGTATCTCCTAAGCTGGTTGTGAAGGGCGAGGTATGTGCTCCTCTGTCTCCTGACCCCTTCCAGTGGAAGGTCGTTGGTCGGAGAAGCAAG TCGCAGGTTCCTGGTCAGGCCAGCGTGGCGCAGCAGCAg GAGGAGTCCTTCCTCCCACTGAACCCAGTGTGGTTCAGTAGCACGACCCTTCGTGCTGTGGAGGAGGTGTCTCCTTCTCGGCTGTCTGGCGTGGAGGACTGCAGGTCTCCTCCAGCGAGCAAGAAG GTGGCCTCCCCAGCGGCAGCCAGGCGTCGTAGGACCTCAGAGAGACGCCCCCCCCACCACCAGTCTCCTGTGAACAAC CTGGTTGGATCCCCTCCAACCAGGCTGTCACAGAGACTGGAGGACGACGCCCCCTCCAGCCCGGTTCCTCGGTCCAGGACCACGGACGGACCATCCCCCCGCACCCAAATTTCAGTGACCAAC CTGATGGAGTCCCCTCCAGTCAGGTTGTCCTGCAGTTTGGGTGATCCGGAGACCCCCTGCTGTTCCCCGGTTGCGAAG GTGCCCAGGATGAAGACTCCTTCACCGGCTGGACCATCCAAGACCATTAAAGATGTGGCCCATCAGTCTCCTCGCCTAGCTAAG ACATGGACACCATTTCCCTCATCGACTTCCTGGCCCTGGATAATCGGCGATGGACTCTCCAACTCCCCTGCTAAAGAG GCGAGCGTCAAG